In Phormidium ambiguum IAM M-71, the genomic window GCAGCGAAAACTCTGGCAACAGCTTTAGAACAAGCAAAAAGCCTTAGAGATCGTCCTGCTGAAGCATATACTTTAGGATATTTGGGTGGAATTTATGAACAAACGCAACAATGGTTAGAAGCACAACAATTAACTGAACAAGCACTTTTAATTGCCCAAGCAATCAATTCTCCAGAAATAGCTTATCAATGGCAATGGCAACTTGGGCGTATTTTAAAAGCGCAAGGACACATCGAAGCAGCAATCCAAGTTTATGAAACAGCATTTAAAACACTTCAGTCAATTCGCAGCGATTTAGTCGCCACCAATCCAGACTTGCAATTTTCATTTCGGGAAAGTGTAGAGCCAGTTTATCGGCAATTTGTCGATTTATTGTTACAAAAATCTCCGACTCAAGACAATTTAAAGCAAGCACGAGAAGCGATCGAATCATTACAATTGGCAGAATTAGATAACTTTTTCCGTACTGCTTGTTTGGAAGGTCAAAGTGTGGCGATCGATCAAATCCAACAAACAGAATCAGCAGTGATTTATCCGATTATTTTAACCGACCGACTGGAAATAATTGTAAGTTTGCCAGGTCAACCTTTGCGACATTACACCGCTTCCGTTTCCCAAAAAGAAGTAGAAGATACCTTAGAACAATTAAGATTCAATTTAGAAAAACCTTTCACTCCACCAGAAAGCAAACTTTTGGGAAAACAGGTTTACGAATGGTTAATTAGTCCAATTGAAGCAGCATTAAAAGCACAATTACCCAAAACATTAGTATTTGTCTTAGATGGTTCTTTTCGCAACGTGCCGATGGCAGCTTTATATGACGGCAAACAATATTTAATCGAGCGTTATAGTATTGCTCTCGCACCAGGATTACGATTACTCAATCCTCAACCTTTACAACAGCAAAAATTAGGAGTTTTAGCGGCTGGATTAACAGAAGAACGTAATGGATTTAGCGCCTTATCTAACGTTAATTTGGAACTAAAAGAAATCCAAGCCGAACTTAAAAGTCAAATTCTCTTGAATCAAAACTTTACAAGTTCAACCTTGCAAAAACAGATTGAAGCCCTACCATTTCCCATAGTTCACTTAGCAACTCACGGACAATTTAGTTCCAATGCCAATGAAACTTTCGTATTAGCTTGGGATAAAAAAATCGACGTTAATGAACTGAGTGCTTTACTTCGCAAACGGGATGAAGTTAGGGAAGAAGCGATCGAACTTCTCGTTCTGAGTGCTTGTGAAACCGCCGCCGGAGACAAACGAGCCGCATTAGGATTAGCCGGAGTTGCCGTCAGAGCAGGCGCACGTAGCACTTTAGCTTCCCTGTGGAGTTTAGATGACGAATCGGGAGCACAATTTATGGGTTACTTTTATCGGGCATTATCCGATCGCAAACTGTCCAAAGCCGAAGCCCTCAGACAAGCACAACTAACTTTATTACGCGATCCAAACTTCCGCCATCCTCGCTACTGGGCACCTTATGTCCTAGTAGGAAATTGGTTGTAAGCACGTTGTTGCGCTTTATATCAAGTTCTGATAATCGAAGCACCCCACCCCCGCCAAAGCTGCGCTTTGTCTCCCCTCCCCGTAAACGGGGAGGGGATTAAGGGGTGGGGTTAAATGACTGTGCGTATAGCCTGCGGCATTCAATAATACTAAATCCGGGTGAAAAAACCCCTTTATAAATAAACCGCAGAGGCGCAGAGAACGCAGAGGAAAGAGGGAGAAGATATGGGGGGTAACTAACCCGGATTTGGTATAACGTAACGCACCATTCCACTGATGTTCACAATTTTTTCTATGAGGTTTGCATAACTCCTTATTGTCACCCGCAAATTACAACAGAGAGTGCAGTGACACTCAAACTACAGAAAAAACTAAGGAGAAATTATCATGCTTCGCAAAATTGTATCCCTATTAGCAATCAGTCCTCTAGCTTTGAATCTTATTGCTACAACACCTAGTACTGCTCAACAATCAATTGAGGCCCAACACCAACGACCAACTAATGGCTTTAAATTGTCCTGTAATCAACTAATATTTGAAGGAGCAAAGTTTCAGACACAAGCCACATATCCTAGAGATCCAAATTTATATACAGGGCCTTTAAGAATTACGCGAGTTCATGGTTCTAAATGGGTAGGAAGATTGAATTTAAATAATTATCAAGAAACTGTTGAGGGGAGAATCTCTGGAACTAGATTTACTTTGAAAAGACGCTCTGGACAAAATTGGTCAGCAAGTTGCACCGCTGGTGGTGGGATTTATGGAACTTTCACAAAAAAAGAATCGCGTGCAGTTGGGTCTTTTACCTTGACACCAAACTTTGCTCGAAGATAAAAAGTTGAATAGAGCGATCGCCCAAAACCTTTGGGCGATCCTAATACAAATATCACCCGCAAATTACTACAGGCATTCAACTCAAAGGAAAAAACCAGAAAATATCATGCTTCGCCAAATTTTATCAGTATTAGCAATTAGTCCTCTAGCTTTAAATCTTGTTACTACTACACCTGCTCAAGCTCAAATCCAAGCATCTAAGTGTAATCAACAAGTATTTGAAGGAGCAAATTTTGGAACAATTCATATATTTCCCCAAGACCCAAATGTATACACAGCGCCTTTAAGAATTAATCAAGTTAATGGTTCTAGATGGTCGGGCATATTGAATATACATAATAATGCCGAAAAGGTTTACGGTACGATTTATGGAAATCAATTTACTATGAGAAGACCATCAGGACAAACTTGGTCTGCTACTTGTACTCCAGGGGGTATTTCTGGCAATTTGAAAAAGCAGGAATCGCGTGGAGTTGGGTCTTTTCTTCTAACACCTAATGCTGCTCAACGATGAAATTTTGCTTTATGCGATCGCGCATAATTTTACGACTCATTCAATATTACACCGAGAGACAATTTATTTAGGAATTAAATCTATGCAATCTTTACCATTTTCCCCTCAAACTGATTCTTTACTATCTGCCGATTTACTACCGAAGCAGAACTCAGAAATGTCAGTCTTATCAGAAGATTTATCAGAAGAAGAGCGATTTTGGTTTACTATTCTTCTCTTGAGAACCTGTTAATTATCAGTGCATAAACCTAAACATCTACCCGCAGAAATTGTCAGCAGTTCAAATTTGTAACTCTGACAATTTTTTTAGGAATTAAATTTATGCCATCTTTATCACTTTCGGTACAATCAACAAATTATTACCGGAATGCTTCATTCCTGCAAAACAAAAAGAACGGTTTTCGATCGATCGCTTTCACTCTTCTTGCTAGCACCTTAACGATTACAACTGCATTACCAGTTTTTGCTGCAACATTTCCGGTAGCTACTGTCCAAAACCTCAGCATTGCCAGAAATTATCATCAAAATCGCAATATTCCTCAAGGAATTAATGTCGATCGATTGAGTCGAATTAGTCCTCAGCGAAAGAAACATATCCTTGAAGGTGATGCCACTGGTGGCGGACATGGGCCAGGAAGAGGTATTCCCGGTAAAAGCGAATTTCCTGCTCGATGGAGCGATCGCCAAGTTATCAAGTATATTTCTGATATCATTAAAGACCCTCACTCCCGATGGATTAAACAACCTGGTAAACCTCCGTTTAGATGGAGAATAGAAGGTACTAGAGAAGGTGTTGATATTAGAGTAATTGTAGAACCTCAAGGCCAAGGAGTTATTACAGCTTTTCCCACCAATCGCCCACGCAATCGATAAAAATTCTGGCAGGAAATTATCTGTATTTATCTGTGTTTATCTGTGTTTATCTGTGTTTATCTGTGGTTAAAATCAAAATTAAAAACTTGTGCAAAGAGGTCTAAAACACAATTATGCTTAACTATAAAATCGTAGAAAATAAGCTGAACAATGCTCTATCCTTAGCTGAAGGAATGCTACCCAAAGAATACATTGATATGGTGCGATCGGACATCGAACAAGGAGGCGAATGGGTATTAGCTTTTGAAACTTTATGCGATTGTTTAATAGACCAAAACTTACCTATTTCTCAACAATTCTATGAAATTTTAACAGAAATAGCTTCGCTGTTGAATCTAAAAGATAGACATCGTTTGGAGATGTTAAAACCTTTAGTCAGTAGGCAATAACAAATCCGAGATTAATATCTATATTATTACTAGTGACACAATACACTACCCTGACTTTCTACTCGATAAGGTGTAACTGTAGGTGCTTGAGCAGTTAGAACGATCGCACCATTACTCAAAACTACCCATCCCTGTGCCTCAACAATAGGGGAGTTGGCATTGTCAGTTCTGAGTCGATCGCTATTTCCCCTTTGTTCCCCTGTTTCCTCTAGCAATTCCAAATCTTGCCAAAGTGTATCAGCAATTAAGGGAGCAGTGGGATTAGTGGGAACGCCGCCACGTCCAGTATTGACAAAACTGCTCGTCTCACTCCCCCGTGCTTCACAACCTCTTGCTAGAGATGGAGTACTGAAAGCGGTTGGTAGTTCGATCGCACCTTGAACCGGATCGATTTCTGGAGTATTAATATTGACAACTCCATTCACGCCAAACTGAGAACTAGCAGTGATATCGCTCAAGGGAGTTTGTCGATCGCGGAATTCAATCCCATAAATACCTTGAGTTGTAATATTGATATTGCCACCCCTTCCCGTAAAAGCATCGGCGGCGATATTGCTATTTTCAGTGGGAAAGGCAACCAGAAAACCAGTAGCGATCGCAATATTCCCCCCATCCCCTCCCGCTTCAGCAGTACCCGCTGTAGTTGATAAAGTACTACCCCGACGCAGCAGTAATAAATTTGGTACATCCAAGGTGATGTTACCTCCAGTATTACTGGTAGTTTCAGCAGAGATTTGAGCTTGATTATCCAAGGTTAGCGAATCTCCTTGGATGCGAATGTTGCCTCCTATTCCTCCAGTGGTGCTCACATATACTCCACTGGCTGCACCTGCTGGATCGACGATAGGTCTACCAAATTGCGCCAATCGAGCATTGAACGTAGGATCGAAGCCAGCAATTCGGATACTATCTGCTACATCGATCGCAATATCACCCCCTTGTCCGCTGCTTGATGCCGTTGCGAGAATTTGTCCACCGCCTGTGAGTTCTAGGCTGTTTGCATTCACTTGAATGTCACCACCACGAAAAGTATTTAGAGTTCTGGCACCAATAACTGCCCCATCTGCTATCCGCAAGCGATCGGTGACAACGTTAATACTCCCTCCCCGTCCGCTGGCTGTTTCTCGCGTACCACTAAAAAACCCACTGGAAGCGCCCAATGAGCTAGTCCCAGACAGATCGACGAGATCTGAGATATTGAGAAAAATGTTTCCGGCATCTCCCTGTCCAAAGGCACTAGTTTGCAATGCACCCCCACTATTTAAGATTAGCGATCGCGCCTGAATCGT contains:
- a CDS encoding CHAT domain-containing protein; its protein translation is MRKYFVTLKNLLIGITLSFLLAIRQGKAEIFPISIVSVFSSTQQSFALSETTAIPAIKLSEININQLVKQALDYYQNGQFAQAIALWKQAANTYQNRGDRFNQALIFSYLSLAHQQLSEWSEAKNAIAQSLNLIQNSKQANFAINSSASSSKPTPTNHNSKLIFAHALNTQGNLQFALGQTEAALTTWKQVTDIYKQIKDENRIIGSLINQAQAQQALGLFLQARKTLNEIENILRSQPNSQLKSMSLRSLGNIRLLVGDIENSQRVLQQSLAIAEELKLPQDIDATLLSLANVFRAQKDSKTALSYYQKVVTSNASPLTQTQAQLNQLSLLLDIGKREEAQSLILNIQSLLEKIPPSRSTIYARINFAQSLQKIGNQEQNHQAAKTLATALEQAKSLRDRPAEAYTLGYLGGIYEQTQQWLEAQQLTEQALLIAQAINSPEIAYQWQWQLGRILKAQGHIEAAIQVYETAFKTLQSIRSDLVATNPDLQFSFRESVEPVYRQFVDLLLQKSPTQDNLKQAREAIESLQLAELDNFFRTACLEGQSVAIDQIQQTESAVIYPIILTDRLEIIVSLPGQPLRHYTASVSQKEVEDTLEQLRFNLEKPFTPPESKLLGKQVYEWLISPIEAALKAQLPKTLVFVLDGSFRNVPMAALYDGKQYLIERYSIALAPGLRLLNPQPLQQQKLGVLAAGLTEERNGFSALSNVNLELKEIQAELKSQILLNQNFTSSTLQKQIEALPFPIVHLATHGQFSSNANETFVLAWDKKIDVNELSALLRKRDEVREEAIELLVLSACETAAGDKRAALGLAGVAVRAGARSTLASLWSLDDESGAQFMGYFYRALSDRKLSKAEALRQAQLTLLRDPNFRHPRYWAPYVLVGNWL
- a CDS encoding EndoU domain-containing protein — translated: MPSLSLSVQSTNYYRNASFLQNKKNGFRSIAFTLLASTLTITTALPVFAATFPVATVQNLSIARNYHQNRNIPQGINVDRLSRISPQRKKHILEGDATGGGHGPGRGIPGKSEFPARWSDRQVIKYISDIIKDPHSRWIKQPGKPPFRWRIEGTREGVDIRVIVEPQGQGVITAFPTNRPRNR
- a CDS encoding MafI family immunity protein; its protein translation is MLNYKIVENKLNNALSLAEGMLPKEYIDMVRSDIEQGGEWVLAFETLCDCLIDQNLPISQQFYEILTEIASLLNLKDRHRLEMLKPLVSRQ